Proteins co-encoded in one Terriglobia bacterium genomic window:
- a CDS encoding OmpA family protein translates to MAVKQRSEEEAQAKAAADKKAAEDREAKARQDAIAEAQRRQEAEAARQQAEQARAQALAAKADAERMKAEAEKARQEAEAARQQADAARQQADTARAAAEQQKQALAVEADKARKAAEESDRLRQQAEQEKADLRAQLLQQLNTILATRDTARGLIANMSDVLFKTGSYELLSGARERLAKVSGIVIAHPGLHLEVEGHTDAVGSDDYNQKLSENRAQAVRDYLIQQGIPDNSIVSRGLGKTQPVATNDTAEGRQQNRRVELVLSGEAIGMKTASATTVTPK, encoded by the coding sequence ATGGCCGTAAAGCAGCGCTCGGAAGAAGAGGCACAGGCCAAGGCCGCCGCCGACAAGAAAGCCGCTGAAGACCGCGAAGCCAAAGCCCGGCAGGATGCCATTGCAGAAGCCCAGCGCCGGCAGGAAGCTGAAGCCGCTCGCCAGCAGGCAGAACAGGCCCGCGCACAGGCACTGGCTGCAAAAGCCGACGCCGAGCGCATGAAAGCTGAGGCCGAAAAGGCCCGCCAGGAAGCAGAGGCTGCCCGCCAGCAAGCAGACGCCGCTCGTCAGCAGGCAGACACAGCCCGCGCAGCAGCCGAACAACAAAAGCAGGCGCTGGCCGTGGAAGCGGACAAAGCGCGCAAAGCTGCGGAAGAGTCCGACCGTCTGCGCCAGCAAGCCGAGCAGGAAAAAGCCGACTTGCGCGCGCAACTGCTGCAGCAGCTGAATACGATTCTGGCCACCCGTGATACCGCGCGCGGCCTGATCGCCAACATGTCAGACGTTTTGTTTAAGACCGGAAGTTATGAATTGCTGTCCGGCGCGCGCGAGCGGCTGGCCAAGGTCAGCGGCATCGTAATCGCGCATCCCGGCCTGCATCTTGAGGTGGAAGGCCACACGGACGCCGTGGGCAGCGATGATTACAACCAGAAGCTGTCTGAAAATCGCGCGCAAGCTGTGCGCGACTACCTGATTCAACAAGGTATTCCGGACAACTCCATTGTGTCTCGCGGTCTGGGCAAGACCCAGCCCGTTGCTACCAATGACACCGCGGAAGGACGCCAGCAGAACCGCCGCGTTGAACTCGTTCTTTCCGGTGAAGCTATCGGCATGAAAACAGCTTCTGCAACTACCGTCACGCCGAAATAG